A single window of Vibrio sp. HB236076 DNA harbors:
- the cca gene encoding multifunctional CCA tRNA nucleotidyl transferase/2'3'-cyclic phosphodiesterase/2'nucleotidase/phosphatase (catalyzes the addition and repair of the essential 3'-terminal CCA sequence in tRNAs without using a nucleic acid template; phosphohydrolase activities include hydrolysis of pyrophosphate, 5'-nucleoside tri- and diphosphates, NADP, and 2'-AMP with the production of Pi, metal-dependent phosphodiesterase activity for 2',3'-cAMP, 2',3'-cGMP, and 2',3'-cCMP, and hydrolysis 2',3'-cyclic substrates with the formation of 2'-nucleotides and 3'-nucleotides; these phosphohydrolase activities are probably involved in the repair of the tRNA 3'-CCA terminus degraded by intracellular RNases), translated as MQVYLVGGAVRDQLLGKEVADKDYVVVGSSPEEMLALGYTAVGKSFPVFLHPKSKQEYALARIERKNGVGYTGFDCYFAKDVTLEQDLSRRDLTINAMAIDEHGQIYDPYQGQQDLNARKLRHVSDAFVEDPLRVLRVARFYATLAPFHFTIAAPTQALMTAMSASGELSSLPAERVWQEWQKALASDKPGHFVRALSDCQALFALTALTEDEARCIGQRLDLAAQTCPSLPWRLALGLGALATPHWQSLVQTLKVPREYCDALMIIDKLNQYQTEYAKPAQHRDSDAFFQLCQGVDAWRKSERLLTGLAHFCAFQMLPTPWLDRHRQALHAALSIDVQDIIATGVKGAAIKDALNQQRQQAIETALLSPR; from the coding sequence GTGCAAGTTTATTTAGTCGGCGGAGCGGTTCGCGATCAACTGCTCGGAAAAGAAGTCGCAGATAAAGACTATGTCGTAGTCGGCAGTTCACCTGAAGAAATGCTCGCCCTTGGCTATACCGCTGTCGGGAAAAGCTTCCCTGTCTTTTTGCACCCTAAGAGTAAACAAGAATACGCATTGGCCAGAATTGAACGCAAGAACGGCGTGGGCTACACCGGATTTGACTGCTACTTTGCCAAGGATGTCACCCTTGAGCAGGATTTATCACGGCGAGACTTAACCATCAATGCGATGGCCATCGACGAGCATGGGCAAATTTACGATCCCTATCAAGGCCAGCAAGACTTAAACGCTCGAAAACTGCGCCACGTCTCTGATGCCTTTGTCGAAGATCCATTGCGTGTCTTGCGCGTGGCCCGCTTTTACGCCACTTTAGCGCCTTTTCACTTTACCATCGCCGCGCCAACACAAGCGCTGATGACCGCCATGAGTGCCTCTGGTGAGCTATCGAGTTTACCGGCAGAACGCGTTTGGCAAGAGTGGCAAAAAGCCTTAGCCAGCGATAAGCCCGGTCATTTCGTGCGTGCGTTAAGCGATTGCCAAGCCTTATTTGCTCTCACGGCGTTAACCGAGGATGAGGCCCGCTGTATTGGCCAGCGTCTCGATTTGGCAGCCCAAACGTGCCCCTCTTTACCGTGGCGACTGGCATTAGGACTTGGCGCATTGGCCACGCCTCACTGGCAATCCTTGGTGCAAACGCTCAAAGTGCCTCGTGAGTACTGTGATGCGTTGATGATCATCGACAAACTGAACCAATACCAAACCGAGTACGCCAAGCCAGCGCAACACCGAGACAGTGACGCCTTTTTTCAATTGTGTCAGGGGGTTGATGCATGGCGAAAAAGCGAGCGACTGCTGACTGGGCTGGCGCATTTTTGTGCGTTTCAGATGCTGCCCACACCGTGGCTTGATCGCCACCGTCAGGCGTTACACGCCGCATTGAGCATTGATGTTCAAGATATTATCGCCACTGGGGTAAAAGGCGCCGCGATCAAGGACGCTCTCAATCAACAGCGCCAGCAAGCGATCGAGACGGCGCTCTTAAGCCCGCGTTAA
- a CDS encoding ExeA family protein, which translates to MYLEFFDLKERPFSIVPTARYFFLSQRHQEAITHLQHGLDDAGGVAMLTGEVGTGKTTIAKSLLASLDANTQAVFLLTPTLERSELLETLCDEFGLEYAVNATQKTLHQLLKRFLEHNASQGKKTLLVIDEAQHLSADVLEQLRLLTNLDNDKHRLLKVLLVGQPELQQRLQTTALRQLAQRITGRYHLLPLNADETNDYLQFRLHTAGASEPLFTIKAAKMIAEYSHGIPRLINLIADKTLQLAYQDGDKALDLTRVEQACQSVMAFQATIYQQPHVTTRSVHDGDGGLTRQVNRDQWVISTRSVLAFCSVGSLILSASVYVYAPSWIERFFPTPPPEVIEQVVKQQHLTSEQRNVLLAERQQARSVEQLYRIWGYHADGSAGLCLPEEQRAFQCQRHTLDLTQIEQRNRPVVLVLNDDHLSRYALLVGVNREQVLMQIGNQQVAMPKAWLDEYWQGEVISLLYRPLQNTLKLGMQGPEVALLDTLLARALKQAPFHDGQASDVLFDDNLAQRVKLFQQWQGMSVDGVAGPATLSRLQDIAAPQAPSLQAMSTPLNSQAALQHANKEGA; encoded by the coding sequence ATGTATTTAGAGTTTTTTGACTTAAAAGAGCGGCCGTTTTCGATTGTTCCGACCGCTCGTTATTTCTTTTTGAGTCAACGCCATCAAGAGGCGATTACCCACTTGCAACACGGTTTGGATGATGCGGGGGGAGTGGCGATGCTCACCGGAGAGGTCGGGACCGGTAAAACGACCATCGCGAAATCCTTATTGGCGAGTTTAGATGCCAACACACAAGCGGTGTTTTTATTAACGCCCACGTTAGAGCGCAGTGAGCTTCTCGAGACCTTGTGTGACGAGTTCGGCCTTGAGTACGCGGTGAATGCCACGCAAAAAACGCTCCATCAATTGCTCAAACGCTTTTTAGAGCACAATGCCTCGCAGGGGAAAAAAACCTTGTTGGTGATCGATGAAGCGCAGCACTTATCAGCTGACGTGCTTGAGCAGTTGAGGTTGCTGACCAATTTAGACAATGATAAGCACCGGCTATTAAAGGTATTGCTCGTCGGTCAGCCCGAATTACAACAGCGCCTGCAAACCACGGCGTTGCGACAATTGGCACAGCGCATCACAGGTCGTTATCACTTGTTGCCGCTCAACGCCGATGAAACTAATGATTACTTGCAGTTTCGCTTACACACCGCTGGGGCAAGTGAGCCACTTTTTACTATCAAAGCGGCGAAAATGATCGCTGAGTACAGTCATGGTATTCCGCGTTTGATCAATTTAATCGCCGATAAAACCTTGCAACTGGCTTATCAAGATGGTGATAAAGCGCTTGATTTAACACGAGTGGAACAAGCGTGCCAGAGTGTGATGGCGTTTCAAGCCACTATTTATCAGCAGCCTCACGTCACCACTCGCTCTGTACATGATGGGGATGGCGGGCTAACTCGTCAGGTTAATCGCGATCAATGGGTGATATCGACGCGCTCGGTTTTGGCGTTTTGTAGCGTGGGCAGCCTTATTCTCAGTGCGTCGGTGTATGTTTATGCGCCGAGTTGGATTGAACGCTTTTTTCCAACACCGCCGCCAGAGGTGATAGAGCAAGTGGTCAAGCAGCAACACCTGACCAGTGAACAGCGCAATGTGTTGTTGGCGGAGCGACAACAAGCGCGCAGTGTTGAGCAACTGTATCGCATTTGGGGGTATCATGCCGACGGCAGCGCAGGGTTGTGTTTACCAGAGGAGCAACGCGCTTTTCAATGTCAGCGCCACACGTTGGACTTAACGCAAATCGAGCAGCGCAACCGGCCAGTGGTGCTGGTGCTTAATGATGACCATCTCAGTCGCTACGCCTTATTAGTTGGAGTGAATCGCGAGCAGGTGTTAATGCAAATCGGCAATCAACAAGTCGCGATGCCCAAAGCCTGGCTCGATGAGTATTGGCAGGGCGAGGTGATAAGCTTGCTCTATCGACCGTTACAGAACACGTTAAAACTCGGTATGCAAGGGCCAGAGGTGGCGTTGCTGGATACGCTCTTAGCGCGCGCTTTAAAACAGGCGCCCTTTCATGATGGCCAGGCAAGTGATGTACTCTTTGACGATAACTTAGCGCAGCGCGTCAAGCTGTTTCAGCAATGGCAAGGCATGAGTGTCGATGGCGTTGCAGGGCCGGCGACCTTATCGCGCCTACAAGATATCGCGGCGCCGCAAGCCCCGTCGTTACAAGCCATGAGCACGCCTTTGAACTCTCAAGCGGCCTTACAGCATGCGAATAAGGAGGGGGCGTAA
- a CDS encoding general secretion pathway protein GspB, with amino-acid sequence MAMSNSNMRGILTLLAVIPVGVFAYQWWQLSPLDLPEPVVKTRTIAQASLRVVAPIEPQTLSPLPRKPGYERHAFGAADEQGVKATDVDEPGDVQDVSNDAAGSESTVTPSSVTLAPQVSEESLGKPVSSQSTQISQASERSDLSLNEIDLSSLPDDLAYQVQAALSDHSPAPQPQSASAGEEGESVSQLDIERSQWRGKLPAMDFQTHIYSSRNDKRWVRVNGEEYHQGDEIADGVRLEAIRPQSVIVSFEQQRIEIPALFDWQG; translated from the coding sequence ATGGCGATGTCAAATTCAAATATGCGCGGCATACTGACATTATTGGCGGTGATACCGGTTGGTGTATTTGCCTATCAGTGGTGGCAACTTAGCCCGCTGGATCTCCCTGAGCCGGTGGTAAAAACGCGTACGATAGCACAAGCTTCGCTTCGCGTGGTGGCGCCGATAGAACCTCAGACCTTGTCGCCGTTACCGAGAAAGCCCGGCTACGAGCGCCATGCGTTCGGCGCCGCGGATGAGCAAGGCGTGAAGGCAACCGATGTCGACGAGCCTGGCGATGTGCAAGACGTGTCCAATGACGCCGCGGGGTCAGAGTCGACTGTCACGCCGTCTTCAGTGACGTTGGCTCCTCAAGTCAGTGAAGAGAGCTTGGGCAAGCCGGTGAGCTCACAAAGCACGCAAATTAGCCAAGCTTCTGAGCGCAGCGATTTGTCCCTCAATGAGATCGATCTTTCTTCTCTGCCCGACGATTTGGCTTACCAGGTGCAAGCGGCGTTGTCAGACCATAGCCCAGCCCCTCAGCCACAGAGTGCCTCGGCGGGCGAAGAGGGGGAAAGCGTCAGTCAGCTGGATATTGAGCGCAGTCAATGGCGGGGGAAACTACCGGCGATGGATTTTCAAACTCATATCTACTCCAGCCGCAACGACAAGCGCTGGGTAAGAGTCAATGGTGAGGAGTATCATCAGGGGGATGAGATAGCCGATGGCGTTCGACTTGAGGCCATTCGCCCTCAATCGGTGATCGTCAGTTTTGAGCAGCAGCGTATCGAAATTCCCGCCCTGTTTGATTGGCAAGGTTAA
- a CDS encoding TIGR04211 family SH3 domain-containing protein, protein MKKLIGMILLSMLAIPAALAQDYYISDDLFTYMHSGPTNNYRIIGSVNAGEKVQLISSNKETGFTQIVDGKGRKGWVQSKFISGNESIAIRLPRVEKELEKVKSQLANARKNADVEKAGLVESLDTRNQQISELETKFNEINQQLIAAQSDNRQLRARLDTQKDDLLLKYFTYGGGVAGGGLLLGLILPHLIPRRKKSPSGWA, encoded by the coding sequence GTGAAAAAACTGATTGGCATGATTCTCTTATCCATGCTGGCTATTCCAGCCGCACTGGCTCAGGATTACTATATCTCTGATGACTTATTTACTTACATGCACTCAGGCCCAACCAACAACTATCGCATTATCGGCAGTGTCAATGCTGGTGAAAAGGTACAACTGATTTCGAGCAATAAAGAAACTGGTTTTACCCAAATTGTTGACGGTAAAGGCCGCAAAGGCTGGGTGCAGAGCAAATTCATCAGCGGTAATGAAAGCATCGCAATTCGCTTACCTCGCGTCGAAAAAGAGCTGGAAAAAGTCAAATCACAACTGGCCAATGCGCGAAAGAATGCCGATGTTGAGAAAGCCGGTTTGGTCGAATCTCTCGACACTCGCAATCAACAGATCTCTGAACTGGAAACCAAATTCAATGAGATTAACCAACAATTGATTGCTGCCCAATCGGACAATCGCCAACTGCGCGCGCGTTTGGACACCCAAAAAGACGATCTATTGCTCAAGTATTTTACTTACGGCGGTGGTGTTGCGGGCGGCGGGTTACTACTCGGTCTTATTTTGCCTCACCTTATTCCACGTCGTAAAAAGTCCCCTTCTGGTTGGGCTTAA
- a CDS encoding inorganic phosphate transporter, which produces MDILANYGTVLIIVAAVFGFLMAIGIGANDVANAMGTSVGSKALTVKQAIFIAMIFEFAGAYLAGGEVTDTIRKGVIETSLFTQNPEVLVYGMMSALLAAGTWLLLASYMGWPVSTTHSIIGAIIGFACVSVGTHAVDWHSVQSIVGSWVITPFISGLFAYFIFISAQKLIFDTERPLQNAKRYVPVYMFITTIVIALVTIKKGLTHLGLHISTAEAWGISIALSALVMLGGYLYIQKRFAHREEERNFSGVESIFSVLMVITACAMAFAHGSNDVANAIGPLSAVVATVDNLGQIAAQSSIAWWILPLGGIGIVVGLATMGHRVMATVGTGITELTPSRGFAAQLATASTVVLASGTGLPISTTQTLVGAVLGVGFARGIGALNLGVVRNIVASWIITLPAGALLAVLFYYAMVAVFGA; this is translated from the coding sequence ATGGATATCCTCGCAAATTACGGTACGGTTCTGATTATTGTTGCAGCCGTATTTGGTTTTTTAATGGCTATTGGTATTGGTGCCAATGACGTTGCTAACGCTATGGGCACCTCCGTGGGCTCGAAAGCGCTTACGGTCAAACAAGCGATTTTTATCGCGATGATTTTTGAGTTTGCCGGGGCCTACCTCGCCGGTGGTGAAGTGACTGACACGATTCGCAAAGGCGTAATCGAAACCTCATTATTTACCCAAAACCCCGAAGTATTGGTCTATGGCATGATGTCAGCCTTGTTGGCGGCAGGGACTTGGCTACTGTTGGCGTCATACATGGGCTGGCCGGTCTCAACCACCCACTCTATTATCGGAGCTATCATAGGCTTTGCCTGTGTGTCCGTCGGTACTCACGCGGTCGACTGGCATTCTGTGCAAAGCATTGTCGGTAGTTGGGTGATCACGCCTTTTATTTCTGGCCTGTTCGCTTATTTTATCTTTATTAGTGCGCAAAAGCTGATCTTTGACACAGAGCGTCCTTTGCAAAATGCCAAGCGTTATGTACCGGTCTACATGTTTATCACCACCATAGTGATTGCGCTTGTGACCATCAAAAAGGGCTTAACGCACTTGGGCTTACACATCAGTACTGCCGAAGCTTGGGGCATTTCAATCGCGCTATCGGCTCTAGTGATGCTCGGCGGCTACCTTTACATTCAAAAGCGCTTTGCTCACCGCGAAGAAGAACGCAACTTCTCGGGCGTTGAAAGCATTTTTAGCGTTTTGATGGTGATCACCGCGTGTGCTATGGCGTTTGCTCATGGCTCGAACGATGTGGCCAACGCCATTGGGCCTTTGTCTGCCGTGGTCGCCACCGTAGATAACCTAGGGCAAATTGCCGCGCAAAGCAGCATCGCGTGGTGGATATTGCCTTTGGGTGGCATTGGTATTGTCGTTGGCCTTGCAACCATGGGGCATCGCGTGATGGCAACGGTCGGCACCGGCATTACAGAATTGACCCCAAGCCGAGGCTTTGCCGCGCAATTGGCTACCGCGTCAACCGTGGTACTGGCATCCGGTACTGGTTTGCCCATCTCAACCACGCAAACCCTCGTTGGTGCCGTATTGGGGGTTGGCTTTGCTCGTGGTATCGGTGCACTTAACCTTGGCGTCGTTCGCAATATCGTTGCCTCGTGGATCATCACCTTACCAGCCGGCGCCTTGTTAGCGGTCTTATTCTACTACGCGATGGTTGCGGTATTTGGAGCCTAA
- a CDS encoding TIGR00153 family protein — MPMNTIMGLFAKSPIQPLQRHIVCVNECCSHLMTFFEVSVTGDWEKAEEIRAQINHLEREADVLKREIRLTLPRGLFLPVDRTDMLELLTQQDKLANLAKDVSGRVFGRQLIIPPTMQEDFLAYVQRCLDAANQAQKVINELDELLETGFRGRELTIVADMINELDRIEDDTDTMQVGLRQQLMKLENEMNPIDVIFLYKIFEWVGAIADQAQRVGARLEVMLSRS, encoded by the coding sequence ATGCCAATGAATACCATTATGGGATTGTTTGCAAAGTCCCCGATCCAACCGCTACAACGTCATATTGTTTGTGTTAACGAATGTTGTTCACACTTAATGACTTTTTTTGAAGTCAGCGTCACCGGTGACTGGGAAAAAGCCGAAGAAATTCGCGCCCAAATCAACCACCTTGAGCGAGAAGCCGATGTGCTAAAGCGTGAAATCCGCCTCACTCTGCCGCGCGGACTTTTCTTGCCAGTTGATCGCACAGACATGCTCGAACTGCTCACCCAACAAGACAAACTGGCCAACTTAGCCAAAGATGTCTCAGGGCGAGTCTTTGGACGTCAGTTAATCATTCCCCCAACGATGCAAGAAGACTTTCTCGCCTATGTTCAACGCTGCTTAGACGCCGCGAACCAAGCGCAAAAAGTGATCAACGAGCTCGATGAATTACTCGAAACCGGATTCAGAGGTCGAGAGCTCACCATCGTCGCGGACATGATTAACGAACTCGATCGTATCGAGGATGATACGGATACCATGCAAGTCGGACTGCGCCAGCAACTAATGAAACTGGAAAATGAAATGAACCCTATCGATGTCATTTTCTTGTATAAGATTTTTGAATGGGTGGGCGCAATTGCCGATCAAGCGCAACGCGTAGGCGCGCGATTGGAAGTCATGCTTTCTCGTTCATAG
- a CDS encoding inorganic triphosphatase: METEIELKFFVSPEFSDVLLAKISENKVLQHSRRELGNLYFDTADTWLRQHDIGLRIRRFDDVFVQTVKTAGRVVAGLHQRPEYNAEHDSDVPKLDLHPDDIWPVGKSVEELEAQLTPLFETNFTREQWLVALPDGSQIEVAFDQGEVIAKDKREPICEVELELRSGQTEALFTLARTLSEGGGMRLGNLSKAARGYRLAFDYPGDKPYELDVVDVDADDSVELSFIQSLEHALAHWQYHEQVYMAQRDVQALHQVLHALTFIRQIFSTYGNRVPRRASVLLRQEVKWLEDELAWVEQHAQLHALVDDKGHKLRKLDGRKVLLALLNERFDTLPTEDEVVQLLTCGRYTGLLLDLSRWVLSRGWQPFLDDKAKEKMNRPVTEYSQKQLQKLWLELQDTFADDAPMSAQAFIDQKYRLQRNLYTGFSFAALYDSEERNSFRLPWADLIHGIDDLLLLEQVEHFKEHLEGDEKEQLARWLIRKQSSILHAMEQTLSMAKSAQPYWQ, encoded by the coding sequence ATGGAAACCGAAATAGAACTGAAGTTTTTTGTTTCTCCTGAATTTTCAGATGTTTTATTGGCAAAGATTTCTGAAAACAAAGTGCTTCAGCACAGCCGCCGAGAACTCGGCAACCTCTATTTTGATACGGCCGATACCTGGCTTCGCCAACACGATATCGGCTTGCGCATTCGTCGTTTCGACGATGTGTTTGTTCAGACTGTTAAGACCGCTGGCCGTGTTGTGGCTGGCTTACACCAAAGGCCAGAATACAACGCTGAGCACGACTCAGACGTGCCTAAGCTCGATTTGCACCCCGATGATATTTGGCCGGTCGGCAAGAGCGTCGAAGAACTCGAAGCGCAGTTAACGCCTTTGTTTGAGACCAACTTTACCCGCGAACAATGGCTCGTCGCTTTGCCTGACGGCAGTCAAATTGAAGTGGCGTTTGATCAAGGCGAAGTGATTGCCAAAGACAAGCGCGAACCGATTTGTGAAGTTGAACTGGAGCTGCGCTCGGGCCAAACCGAAGCCTTGTTCACTTTGGCGCGCACCCTGAGTGAAGGCGGTGGTATGCGCCTGGGTAACTTGAGCAAAGCGGCGCGCGGCTATCGCTTGGCGTTCGACTACCCCGGCGATAAACCCTACGAGCTCGATGTGGTGGATGTCGACGCGGACGATTCGGTGGAGTTGAGCTTTATTCAGTCGTTAGAGCACGCGTTGGCCCATTGGCAATACCACGAGCAGGTGTATATGGCTCAGCGTGACGTTCAAGCCCTGCATCAAGTACTGCATGCCTTAACTTTTATTCGGCAAATATTTTCTACCTATGGCAACCGAGTACCGAGGCGCGCGAGTGTATTGCTTCGTCAAGAAGTCAAATGGCTTGAAGATGAGCTCGCCTGGGTTGAACAACACGCTCAATTGCATGCTCTGGTCGATGATAAAGGCCACAAATTGAGAAAGCTCGATGGGCGCAAGGTGTTGCTGGCGCTTCTCAATGAGCGCTTTGACACCCTGCCGACGGAAGATGAGGTGGTGCAACTGTTGACCTGTGGGCGCTATACCGGTTTGCTGCTAGATTTGAGTCGTTGGGTACTGTCGCGCGGTTGGCAACCGTTTTTAGACGATAAAGCCAAAGAGAAAATGAACCGCCCGGTTACGGAGTATTCCCAAAAACAACTGCAGAAATTGTGGCTTGAATTACAAGACACCTTTGCCGATGACGCTCCGATGAGCGCTCAAGCTTTTATCGATCAAAAATACCGCTTACAACGCAATCTCTATACGGGGTTTAGTTTTGCCGCGCTTTATGACAGCGAAGAGCGCAACAGTTTTCGTTTGCCTTGGGCCGATTTGATCCACGGCATCGACGATTTGTTGTTGCTCGAACAAGTTGAGCACTTTAAGGAGCATTTAGAAGGCGACGAAAAAGAGCAATTAGCGCGTTGGCTGATCCGCAAGCAAAGCTCGATTTTACACGCAATGGAGCAAACCCTCAGCATGGCGAAATCCGCGCAGCCTTATTGGCAATAA
- a CDS encoding methyl-accepting chemotaxis protein has product MEKVVFKPWERVVSDVRLVPKMIILMLGSTIMIVLKQLWDAETFYQALLSATQSVEVAKAHYHQYLVRVAWQTAALILAFWVILMGTARVMLKQIRYLTAAIDRLAEKNLSQPISLVCKDEYGDLAKALETSRLQLQDMIRLQADASKELMDLSEVMTICMVEAKSSAQEEFSEIDQLATAMSEMSSTVQTVASNAGNASSITESAASQAAQGQQFLRDTVAKMNALSGDIASSAQVVEEVQQRVEQIGSMVGTIQSISEQTNLLALNAAIEAARAGEAGRGFAVVADEVRNLAKRTQDATVEIQAMIGQLQSSTVNAVTLMEKSVVETAEGVALVTQAGSELDSIVIQVQDINDMNFQIASAASQQSTVAEEMNANLTNVRGLVEASVTVMSELHESSETMHNNTEQLDSKIQSFQV; this is encoded by the coding sequence ATGGAAAAAGTGGTTTTTAAGCCATGGGAAAGAGTGGTCAGTGATGTCCGCTTGGTGCCTAAAATGATTATTTTGATGCTCGGTAGCACCATTATGATTGTTTTGAAACAGTTGTGGGATGCCGAGACCTTTTACCAGGCGCTGCTGTCTGCCACGCAAAGTGTCGAAGTGGCGAAAGCCCATTACCACCAGTATTTAGTGCGAGTGGCATGGCAAACCGCGGCGCTTATTCTTGCCTTTTGGGTAATATTAATGGGCACGGCTCGCGTTATGCTTAAACAAATCCGTTATCTGACCGCCGCCATCGACCGCCTCGCTGAGAAAAATTTGTCTCAACCGATTTCACTGGTTTGTAAAGACGAGTACGGCGACTTAGCCAAAGCGCTAGAAACTTCGCGCCTGCAACTGCAAGACATGATTCGCTTACAAGCCGATGCCTCGAAAGAATTGATGGACTTAAGTGAAGTGATGACGATTTGCATGGTCGAGGCCAAATCATCGGCCCAAGAAGAGTTTAGTGAAATTGACCAACTGGCCACCGCAATGAGCGAAATGAGCTCGACGGTACAAACCGTGGCAAGCAATGCGGGCAATGCGTCATCGATCACTGAAAGCGCGGCTTCACAAGCGGCTCAAGGCCAGCAGTTCTTACGAGATACGGTGGCAAAAATGAACGCCTTATCGGGGGACATTGCTTCCTCTGCTCAAGTGGTGGAAGAAGTTCAACAACGCGTTGAGCAGATCGGCAGCATGGTGGGAACCATCCAAAGCATTTCTGAACAAACGAACTTGTTGGCGCTCAATGCCGCGATTGAAGCCGCTAGGGCCGGAGAAGCGGGGCGCGGTTTTGCTGTGGTTGCCGATGAAGTGCGCAACCTTGCCAAACGCACCCAAGATGCCACAGTGGAAATTCAAGCCATGATTGGTCAGTTGCAAAGCAGCACCGTGAATGCCGTAACCTTAATGGAAAAAAGCGTGGTAGAAACCGCCGAGGGAGTGGCGTTGGTCACTCAGGCTGGGTCTGAGCTCGATAGCATCGTGATACAAGTTCAAGACATCAATGATATGAACTTCCAAATCGCTTCTGCCGCGAGCCAGCAAAGCACTGTGGCTGAAGAGATGAACGCCAATTTAACCAATGTCCGCGGTTTAGTGGAAGCCTCGGTGACCGTGATGAGTGAACTTCACGAAAGCTCAGAAACCATGCACAACAATACCGAACAGCTCGATAGCAAAATCCAATCTTTCCAAGTGTGA